One Erythrobacter aureus DNA segment encodes these proteins:
- a CDS encoding flagellar hook-basal body complex protein codes for MSFYTSLNGMKNAQTSLGVIAHNISNSETYGFKRSRTEFSEIVAGSALTNPRMIQGIGASVESITQNFALGPVEQTGSALDLAITGDGFFTTRSAVDGTTLYTRAGSFSMSDTGHITDSAGNRLQVFPVDANGQVTGNGISDAQVPAVNAAGSEFAGVTITETGLVQASYADGSVEPIGAVALASFISPNGLKKVGSANWESTGLSGAASYGSPGSGAYGSLLSGALERSNVDIAEELVGLITAQRNFQANAKAIDTATQISQTVINLRS; via the coding sequence ATGTCCTTCTACACCTCGCTCAACGGTATGAAAAACGCGCAGACCTCGCTCGGCGTCATCGCGCATAACATCTCGAATTCGGAAACCTACGGTTTCAAGCGCAGCCGGACCGAATTTTCGGAAATCGTCGCCGGATCTGCGCTGACCAATCCCCGTATGATTCAGGGCATCGGCGCATCGGTGGAATCGATCACGCAGAACTTCGCCCTTGGCCCGGTCGAGCAGACCGGTTCGGCACTGGATCTTGCGATTACCGGAGACGGGTTCTTCACCACGCGCTCTGCGGTGGATGGAACGACCCTTTACACCCGTGCGGGTTCGTTTTCGATGAGCGATACCGGCCATATCACCGACAGCGCCGGCAATCGGCTGCAAGTGTTTCCGGTCGATGCGAATGGCCAGGTGACCGGCAACGGTATTTCCGATGCGCAGGTGCCCGCGGTCAATGCAGCCGGTTCGGAATTCGCGGGCGTTACCATTACGGAGACGGGCCTTGTTCAGGCGTCCTATGCCGATGGATCGGTCGAACCGATCGGTGCGGTAGCGCTCGCCAGCTTCATTTCGCCAAACGGGCTCAAGAAGGTCGGTTCCGCCAATTGGGAAAGCACCGGACTGTCTGGTGCTGCGAGCTATGGTTCCCCGGGATCGGGTGCCTATGGATCGCTGCTTTCGGGCGCACTCGAACGCTCGAATGTCGATATCGCCGAGGAACTGGTCGGACTGATTACCGCGCAGCGTAATTTCCAGGCCAATGCCAAGGCTATCGATACCGCCACCCAGATCTCGCAGACGGTCATCAACCTGCGGAGCTGA
- a CDS encoding sigma-70 family RNA polymerase sigma factor, whose translation MRYDHSHFNAQRAYTSEINQRIGNFLPMVRKLAWYYEASCGASVDVDDLLQAGMIALTECAQRHDRPGEDGFAAYAKMRVRGAMIDLLRSQSPHARGAAAQRRRMDNTMDRLRGELGRDPSAQDMARAMQMSLEEYHEMRAQLATRVVDLEDCYSDSNPAFGTEEPDAETRLLEQGDRAMLAEAIASLPERLQLITKLHFIEELNLTEIAAVLDVSVPRVHQLKSAALAKLRIAIVESEGD comes from the coding sequence ATGAGATACGATCACTCCCATTTCAATGCGCAGCGCGCCTATACGAGCGAAATCAACCAGCGCATCGGCAATTTCCTTCCCATGGTGCGCAAGCTGGCATGGTATTACGAAGCCAGTTGCGGGGCCTCGGTCGATGTCGACGATCTGCTTCAAGCCGGGATGATCGCGCTGACGGAATGCGCGCAGCGGCACGACCGGCCGGGGGAAGACGGCTTTGCCGCATATGCGAAGATGCGCGTGCGTGGGGCCATGATCGACCTGTTGCGGTCGCAATCGCCACATGCCCGTGGAGCCGCGGCCCAGCGCCGCCGCATGGATAACACGATGGACCGGCTGCGCGGCGAACTGGGGCGCGATCCCTCCGCGCAGGACATGGCCCGGGCCATGCAAATGTCCCTCGAGGAATACCACGAAATGCGTGCACAACTGGCCACACGGGTCGTCGACCTGGAAGACTGCTACTCGGATTCCAATCCCGCGTTCGGAACCGAAGAACCCGATGCCGAAACGAGATTGCTCGAACAAGGCGATCGCGCCATGCTGGCCGAGGCCATTGCCAGCCTTCCCGAACGGTTGCAGCTGATCACCAAGCTGCATTTCATCGAGGAACTCAATCTCACCGAGATTGCCGCAGTTCTCGATGTCAGCGTTCCACGGGTCCACCAGCTCAAATCGGCGGCCCTTGCGAAACTGCGTATTGCCATAGTCGAAAGCGAGGGCGATTAG
- a CDS encoding flagellar hook assembly protein FlgD — MITSTTNQAANPATSNAPVAGRGMGSLGQGDFLRLLTVQMQQQDPFNPVDNKEMLAQMAQFSSLAGVTETNAMLERIADKLDQLIVTSQSASDT; from the coding sequence ATGATTACTTCGACCACCAATCAGGCGGCCAACCCCGCCACATCGAACGCGCCCGTTGCCGGTCGTGGAATGGGTTCGCTGGGGCAGGGTGACTTCCTGCGCCTGCTGACTGTCCAGATGCAGCAGCAGGACCCCTTCAACCCGGTCGATAACAAGGAAATGCTGGCGCAGATGGCGCAATTTTCCTCGCTCGCCGGTGTAACCGAAACAAATGCCATGCTCGAGCGGATCGCGGACAAGCTCGACCAGTTGATCGTCACTTCCCAGTCCGCGTCCGATACCTGA
- a CDS encoding transglycosylase SLT domain-containing protein, with product MPTISPVQTAEVQGAIARAATRTGVDFDYLLAQARLESGLDPSAKARTSSATGLYQFIDSTWLRTLDRHGAKHGMDWADAAIAPNGRVADAATRDQLLSLRYDADASSLMAAELTRDNADGLRTTLGREPEPAELYLAHFLGLGGARKFLGALASNPDQSAAALMPQAARANRPIFYADGAPRSVGEVMSLMRGKVDAAYGAPSIPGSTPDVVAEFANVAARPEFQPASPNRRRLSPQPLPPDVVQRPSMADTLRSTFGDANVADSRANRHIASAYGKFKALGL from the coding sequence GTGCCTACAATCAGTCCCGTCCAGACCGCCGAAGTGCAGGGCGCCATTGCCCGCGCTGCAACGCGGACAGGTGTCGACTTCGATTACCTGCTGGCCCAGGCGCGGCTTGAATCCGGCCTGGACCCCAGCGCCAAGGCGCGGACGTCGAGCGCCACCGGCCTCTATCAGTTCATCGATTCCACCTGGCTGCGCACGCTCGACAGGCACGGGGCGAAACACGGGATGGACTGGGCCGACGCCGCCATCGCGCCCAATGGTCGCGTTGCCGATGCAGCGACCCGCGACCAGTTGCTCTCGCTGCGCTATGATGCCGATGCATCCTCCTTGATGGCGGCCGAGCTCACGCGCGACAATGCCGACGGGCTGCGCACGACACTGGGCCGCGAACCGGAACCCGCCGAACTCTATCTCGCCCATTTTCTCGGTCTTGGCGGAGCCCGGAAGTTCCTCGGCGCGCTTGCCAGCAATCCCGATCAATCGGCTGCTGCCCTGATGCCGCAAGCCGCAAGGGCCAACCGCCCGATCTTCTACGCCGATGGCGCGCCCCGTTCGGTCGGCGAAGTGATGTCCCTGATGCGCGGCAAGGTCGATGCGGCCTATGGCGCACCATCGATACCTGGCAGCACGCCCGATGTCGTTGCCGAATTCGCCAACGTTGCAGCGCGACCGGAATTCCAGCCTGCCAGCCCCAATCGCAGGAGGCTTTCTCCCCAACCGCTGCCACCCGATGTCGTCCAGCGTCCCTCCATGGCCGATACTCTGCGCTCTACCTTCGGTGATGCGAACGTGGCCGACAGCCGGGCGAACCGGCACATCGCTTCCGCCTATGGCAAGTTCAAGGCGCTCGGCCTGTGA
- the flgB gene encoding flagellar basal body rod protein FlgB, with the protein MSDRLFGIHGAALEIRSQRMGVLGSNIANAATPGYKARDVDFSAALQARLGGAESARAADSAIQYRVPTMASLDGNTVEMSTEQAAFAENAVAYTATLNFLRGRVETVTRAIRGE; encoded by the coding sequence ATGAGCGACAGATTGTTCGGCATTCACGGGGCGGCACTGGAAATCCGGTCGCAGCGCATGGGTGTGCTCGGCTCGAACATCGCCAATGCGGCAACGCCTGGCTACAAAGCACGCGACGTGGATTTTTCCGCCGCGTTGCAGGCCCGTCTGGGGGGCGCCGAGAGCGCCCGCGCCGCCGATAGCGCGATCCAGTATCGCGTGCCGACCATGGCGAGTCTCGACGGGAACACCGTCGAAATGTCCACCGAACAGGCGGCATTCGCCGAAAACGCGGTCGCGTACACGGCCACTCTCAACTTCCTACGCGGGCGGGTCGAAACCGTCACCCGTGCGATCAGGGGCGAATGA
- a CDS encoding MotA/TolQ/ExbB proton channel family protein yields MLDTWYDPTAIAIVLVGTIAATILRCGFADSRVAAGALRGLLGAPFNVAKAKASLAIQIREIADDGFIRAEPRHFGDNEFDSLSDLMISQRSIQSLHGEHSKFKEARLANAKTAIRVLDCAADLAPVLGLAGTLVALGHARGAAPEDAGIVGAISMAVVTTLYGLVAANFLFSPLGGAIARRSRREEIDRDEVLEWLAHGIRRAGVPDMAPEPEREAA; encoded by the coding sequence ATGCTGGACACCTGGTACGATCCGACGGCCATTGCCATCGTCCTTGTCGGCACGATCGCCGCGACGATCCTGCGCTGCGGGTTCGCGGACAGCCGTGTTGCCGCCGGCGCCCTGCGCGGGCTGCTTGGCGCGCCTTTCAATGTGGCGAAGGCCAAGGCCAGCCTCGCCATCCAGATACGCGAAATCGCCGATGACGGTTTCATCCGCGCGGAGCCGCGCCACTTCGGCGACAATGAGTTCGACAGCCTTTCCGATCTCATGATCAGCCAGCGATCGATCCAGTCGCTGCATGGCGAACATTCCAAGTTCAAGGAAGCCCGGCTTGCCAATGCGAAGACCGCGATACGCGTGCTCGATTGCGCTGCCGATCTCGCCCCGGTCCTGGGCCTGGCAGGCACTCTTGTCGCGCTGGGGCATGCGCGGGGCGCCGCCCCCGAAGACGCCGGTATCGTCGGAGCGATTTCCATGGCCGTCGTGACTACGCTCTATGGTCTCGTCGCGGCCAACTTTCTTTTCTCGCCCCTGGGGGGCGCGATCGCGCGGAGATCGCGCCGCGAGGAAATCGACCGCGACGAAGTGCTCGAATGGCTGGCCCATGGTATTCGGCGCGCCGGCGTGCCCGACATGGCACCGGAGCCTGAAAGGGAAGCGGCATGA
- a CDS encoding LuxR C-terminal-related transcriptional regulator, with product MSISPRAIEIHLRNVIAKLEVESRIGAVRVAVEAAL from the coding sequence TTGTCGATCAGCCCACGCGCCATCGAGATCCATCTACGCAACGTGATCGCCAAACTCGAGGTGGAAAGCCGCATCGGGGCCGTGCGTGTCGCCGTGGAAGCGGCGCTATAG
- a CDS encoding flagellar protein FliS, which produces MLARAQPGEAYRQSNFDARLMVSERDDLVLFCLDDLVENLGVLEIAEARGDRAARSRSLTRCVTALTALEIGIDREAEMASSLMQFYGAAKGLLLDSVRNVDLDKIAQLRADMREIASAFRAARTA; this is translated from the coding sequence ATGCTGGCGCGTGCGCAACCCGGCGAAGCCTATCGGCAAAGCAATTTCGACGCGCGCTTGATGGTGAGCGAACGCGACGACCTCGTGCTGTTCTGTTTGGACGATCTGGTCGAAAACCTCGGTGTCTTGGAAATCGCCGAAGCGCGCGGCGACCGTGCTGCGCGCAGCCGATCGCTGACGCGATGCGTGACCGCCTTGACCGCCCTTGAGATCGGCATCGACCGCGAGGCGGAAATGGCGTCCAGCCTGATGCAGTTTTATGGCGCGGCCAAGGGCCTGCTGCTCGATTCCGTTCGCAATGTCGATCTGGATAAAATCGCGCAATTGCGGGCCGACATGCGGGAAATTGCCAGTGCGTTCCGGGCAGCGCGGACCGCTTGA
- a CDS encoding flagellar basal body rod protein FlgF yields MDRLIHTALSGMRASMDSQRVIASNMANANTLGFRAEMLDQRAVTIEGQPNEARAMQTASVRGANMVAGEVVDTGRDLDIAIETDALMAVQAADGTEAYTRRGDLSVSATGLLVNGEGRPVLGDGGPITIPPVGIPAIAPDGTITIADPATPEQAPAEIGRIKLAAWEGSPVSKGLDGLFRVEGGGILPTDEAATVKSGALEQSNVKTTEVLVDMIDAQRLFAMRSKVISTAREIDESGAQLMRLG; encoded by the coding sequence ATGGACCGCCTCATCCATACCGCGCTATCGGGCATGCGGGCGTCGATGGACAGCCAGCGCGTCATCGCGAGCAATATGGCCAATGCCAATACGCTCGGGTTTCGCGCGGAAATGCTCGATCAGCGCGCCGTCACCATCGAGGGGCAACCCAACGAGGCGCGCGCGATGCAGACCGCCAGCGTGCGCGGTGCGAACATGGTCGCGGGCGAAGTCGTCGATACCGGCCGCGATCTCGATATCGCGATCGAGACCGATGCGCTGATGGCAGTGCAGGCGGCCGATGGTACGGAAGCCTATACCCGCCGGGGCGATCTTTCGGTCTCGGCTACCGGCCTGCTCGTCAATGGCGAAGGACGGCCGGTATTGGGAGATGGCGGCCCCATCACCATTCCGCCGGTCGGCATCCCGGCGATCGCGCCCGATGGCACGATCACCATCGCCGACCCGGCAACTCCCGAGCAGGCCCCGGCCGAGATCGGGCGTATCAAGCTGGCGGCCTGGGAAGGCTCGCCGGTCAGCAAGGGGCTGGACGGTCTGTTCCGCGTCGAAGGCGGCGGCATCCTGCCGACCGACGAAGCGGCGACCGTAAAATCCGGCGCGCTCGAACAGTCCAATGTCAAAACCACCGAAGTCCTGGTCGACATGATCGATGCGCAGCGGCTCTTCGCCATGCGCAGCAAGGTCATCTCCACCGCACGCGAAATCGACGAAAGCGGCGCGCAGCTCATGCGCCTCGGCTAA
- a CDS encoding flagella basal body P-ring formation protein FlgA: MDLSIIDRAVADFTGAGIGQPGGAKLPVDRRLRLDDCQTPLDLQWFGRDQRSVQIACPTAGWRIYVAVDSRMGAASRFGQSHGEAIVKRGENVSILVRGNGFTLTRQGSAVEDGAQGEWIKVRVNGKRAEALRAMVIRPGQVGIDLP; this comes from the coding sequence ATGGACCTGTCGATCATCGATCGTGCCGTCGCCGATTTCACCGGAGCCGGCATCGGCCAGCCGGGCGGCGCGAAACTGCCGGTGGATCGGCGCCTGCGCCTGGACGATTGTCAGACCCCTCTCGATCTCCAGTGGTTCGGGCGCGACCAGCGATCGGTGCAGATAGCCTGCCCGACTGCCGGCTGGCGCATCTATGTCGCTGTAGACAGCCGGATGGGCGCGGCGAGCCGTTTCGGCCAAAGCCACGGGGAAGCGATCGTCAAGCGCGGGGAAAACGTCAGTATCCTGGTGCGCGGCAACGGCTTCACCCTGACCCGGCAAGGTTCGGCCGTGGAAGACGGCGCGCAAGGCGAGTGGATCAAGGTTCGTGTCAATGGGAAAAGGGCCGAAGCCCTGCGCGCAATGGTAATCCGGCCGGGGCAGGTCGGCATCGATTTGCCGTAA
- the fliD gene encoding flagellar filament capping protein FliD codes for MSISTTSIATTLGIGSGIDMAGLATQLAEAQFEGRNQRLTNQSETLERRISLAGSIRSSFSTFASALGDRLRSGDLAPLPSISNAAVAAVSSPLGSIGKGSYSLEVTQLASYQTLAGPTYASAEDTVGTGTLTIRFGETSNASFTEDTGKTPLTIDVAAGATLNDVAAAINGKNAGFNAYVAQTGTGAQLVIKGSEGLQNGFTIEATEDAGDPGLAALAWQPGGDPSRLIKTSADAAFTLDGLARTSETNKIDNLAPGLSLTLTATNAGSPATITFANPSSAISSVMQDITGALNEIVNELRTATDPKTGDLARDSGARALSRTLSGLGSVVIMPDAPEGAPRTLAELGLAIEPDGSFRLDNKKLTEVMNRDPSAVAAMFTTGLNGIYSTIDRMARSNSISSDPGSLAGSIARYKKQSLQITRDLEKLADQQEDLRARMVARFAKADSQVAASKSTLSFLQSQIDIWNSQGD; via the coding sequence ATGAGTATTTCGACCACCTCCATCGCCACGACCCTCGGGATCGGCAGCGGCATCGATATGGCGGGGCTGGCCACACAGCTCGCCGAAGCCCAGTTCGAGGGCCGCAATCAGCGCCTGACCAACCAGTCGGAAACGCTCGAGCGTCGGATTTCGCTGGCGGGGTCGATCCGTAGCAGCTTTTCGACATTCGCCAGTGCATTGGGCGATCGCCTGCGCAGCGGCGATCTTGCGCCATTGCCTTCGATCAGCAATGCGGCAGTGGCTGCCGTCTCCAGCCCTCTCGGTTCGATCGGCAAGGGAAGTTACTCGCTCGAAGTTACTCAGTTGGCCAGCTACCAGACACTGGCCGGGCCGACTTATGCCAGTGCCGAAGATACGGTCGGTACGGGAACCCTGACGATCCGCTTCGGCGAAACCTCCAATGCGAGTTTCACCGAGGATACCGGCAAGACCCCGTTGACGATCGATGTCGCTGCCGGGGCGACGCTCAACGATGTCGCTGCCGCGATCAACGGGAAGAATGCGGGGTTCAATGCCTATGTCGCGCAGACCGGCACCGGGGCTCAGCTCGTCATCAAGGGGAGCGAGGGCCTGCAGAACGGTTTTACGATCGAAGCAACCGAAGATGCCGGTGATCCGGGTCTCGCCGCGCTCGCGTGGCAACCCGGTGGCGATCCGTCACGCCTTATCAAAACCTCGGCCGATGCGGCATTCACGCTCGATGGTCTTGCCCGTACCAGCGAGACGAACAAGATAGACAATCTCGCGCCAGGCCTTTCGCTGACGCTCACGGCCACGAATGCGGGATCGCCTGCGACGATCACCTTCGCCAATCCGTCCAGTGCGATTTCGAGCGTTATGCAGGACATCACCGGGGCGCTGAACGAGATCGTCAACGAACTGCGCACGGCGACCGATCCGAAAACCGGCGATCTTGCCAGAGACAGCGGGGCGCGGGCTCTCAGCCGTACGCTTTCGGGCCTGGGTTCCGTGGTCATCATGCCGGATGCACCCGAAGGGGCGCCGCGAACGCTGGCCGAACTCGGGCTCGCAATCGAACCCGATGGCAGCTTCCGCCTCGACAATAAGAAGCTGACGGAGGTCATGAACCGCGATCCGTCGGCTGTCGCGGCCATGTTTACGACGGGGCTCAACGGGATTTACTCGACGATCGATCGCATGGCTCGCTCGAACAGTATATCGAGCGATCCGGGTTCGCTCGCGGGGTCGATAGCCCGCTACAAGAAGCAATCGCTCCAGATCACGCGCGACCTAGAGAAGCTCGCCGACCAGCAGGAAGATCTGCGGGCGCGCATGGTTGCCCGCTTCGCCAAGGCCGATAGCCAGGTTGCCGCTTCCAAATCGACTCTGTCCTTCCTCCAGTCCCAGATCGACATCTGGAATTCGCAGGGAGACTGA
- a CDS encoding flagellar biosynthesis protein FlhA encodes MVMPIPAMLLDVFFVMNIALSVSILMAAMNAQKPLDFSSFPSVLLFATLLRLALNVASTRIVLLNGHEGGAAAGKVIEAFGAFLIGGNFAVGIFVFLILMIINLMVVTKGAGRVSEVSARFTLDALPGKQMAIDADLAAGLLTADEAKARRREIATEADFYGSMDGASKFVKGDAVAALLILLINVIAGLVLGVSTHDLSAGEAAEFYVTLAVGDALVASVPALLLSIAAAVIVTRVSDARDLTGQIGGQLADPKIWLPVACILFVIGCIPAMPQSIILPLSAGAFWLWFNLRKRQEAAANIPEPVVTPDPAHIAIDEVSDQTLVTIQLGYGLIHLTDEKRGATLVARLTGLRKQMCQTFGFIVPQFRIEDSFEVEPDAYRITLGGATIGGGKIKPDHLLAIDTGEVMHSQAVPGEATVDPSFGCPALWIDPGTRDLAVAEGYLAVDPESVIATQIHQLLAARAQDLLGPDQVRDLLDHLRARHGQLIESFTPQPLTLAAVTRLLKALLADGISLRHSLRVFSSISLAAQQTAEHDRLIDIVRADLGAMIVGEACPPDAKLPVITLAAGLEDMVVGGLQDPASGEIVIEPDLARSIGERIAAIVAQRDPAATRPALIVQPRARRALTALLRLRAPQCLVLSINELPAAQPIEVIAVVGDESSEQSAQLGHETEALAA; translated from the coding sequence ATGGTCATGCCAATCCCGGCAATGCTGCTCGATGTGTTCTTCGTCATGAACATCGCGCTGTCGGTGTCGATCCTGATGGCGGCCATGAATGCACAGAAGCCGCTGGACTTTTCATCCTTCCCCTCGGTGCTGCTGTTCGCCACGCTTTTGCGGCTTGCCCTAAACGTGGCCTCGACGCGCATAGTCTTGCTCAATGGGCATGAGGGCGGAGCGGCCGCCGGCAAGGTGATCGAAGCCTTCGGCGCCTTCCTTATCGGCGGCAATTTCGCGGTCGGTATTTTCGTCTTCCTGATCCTGATGATCATCAATCTGATGGTCGTGACGAAGGGCGCCGGGCGCGTATCCGAGGTTTCTGCCCGCTTCACGCTCGACGCCCTGCCCGGCAAGCAGATGGCGATCGATGCCGATCTCGCCGCTGGGCTGTTAACGGCCGACGAGGCCAAGGCGCGGCGCCGCGAGATTGCCACGGAAGCCGATTTCTACGGGTCGATGGACGGTGCCAGCAAATTCGTGAAAGGCGATGCCGTCGCTGCCCTGCTGATCCTGCTGATCAATGTGATCGCGGGTCTGGTACTCGGCGTCTCGACCCACGACCTTTCCGCGGGTGAAGCGGCCGAATTCTACGTTACGCTCGCAGTCGGCGATGCGCTTGTCGCCTCGGTGCCTGCGCTGCTGTTGTCGATAGCGGCCGCCGTCATCGTCACCCGCGTATCCGATGCGCGCGACCTGACCGGCCAAATCGGCGGCCAGCTCGCCGATCCCAAGATCTGGTTGCCGGTCGCCTGCATCCTGTTCGTGATCGGCTGTATTCCGGCGATGCCACAATCGATCATCCTGCCGCTGTCCGCTGGCGCGTTCTGGCTGTGGTTCAACCTGCGCAAGCGGCAGGAAGCGGCCGCCAATATTCCCGAACCCGTCGTCACGCCCGATCCGGCGCATATCGCGATCGACGAGGTTTCCGACCAGACGCTGGTGACGATCCAGCTCGGCTACGGCCTGATCCATCTGACCGACGAGAAACGCGGCGCGACGCTGGTTGCCCGGCTCACCGGTCTGCGCAAGCAGATGTGCCAGACCTTCGGCTTCATCGTTCCCCAGTTCCGCATCGAGGACAGCTTCGAGGTGGAACCCGACGCCTATCGCATCACGCTGGGCGGTGCGACGATCGGGGGCGGAAAAATCAAGCCGGATCACCTGCTGGCGATCGACACCGGCGAAGTCATGCACTCGCAGGCCGTCCCCGGCGAAGCGACGGTCGATCCGAGCTTCGGCTGCCCGGCGCTGTGGATCGATCCGGGCACCCGGGACCTGGCAGTGGCCGAGGGTTACCTCGCGGTCGATCCGGAAAGCGTCATTGCCACGCAGATCCACCAATTGCTGGCAGCGCGGGCTCAGGACCTGCTCGGCCCCGACCAGGTCCGCGACCTGCTCGACCATCTGCGTGCGCGCCACGGCCAGCTGATCGAATCCTTCACCCCGCAGCCGCTGACGCTTGCCGCCGTGACCCGCCTGCTCAAGGCGCTGCTCGCCGACGGCATCTCGCTGCGCCATTCGCTGCGTGTCTTTTCGAGCATCTCGCTCGCCGCGCAGCAAACCGCCGAGCATGATCGCCTGATCGACATCGTCCGCGCCGACCTTGGCGCGATGATCGTGGGCGAAGCCTGCCCGCCCGACGCAAAACTGCCGGTAATCACCTTGGCGGCAGGGCTGGAGGACATGGTTGTCGGCGGTCTGCAAGACCCTGCATCGGGCGAGATCGTGATCGAACCCGATCTGGCGCGATCCATTGGAGAGCGTATCGCGGCCATCGTCGCGCAGCGCGATCCGGCAGCGACACGCCCCGCCCTCATCGTCCAGCCGCGCGCACGGCGTGCGCTGACAGCTCTGCTGCGGCTGCGCGCCCCGCAGTGCCTCGTGCTGTCGATCAACGAACTACCCGCCGCCCAACCGATCGAGGTCATCGCGGTGGTGGGCGACGAATCTTCCGAACAATCTGCACAACTCGGCCATGAAACGGAGGCCCTTGCGGCATGA
- a CDS encoding flagellar biosynthesis anti-sigma factor FlgM: protein MRIVGLPEFQGSIVRPSADVTPAGEITPTQKVATGPREAEAPMSAMRVSAGRDVPVDHDRVAEIRKAIETNSYPLIPTEIADAIIAAGLYGKVGK, encoded by the coding sequence ATGCGTATTGTCGGATTGCCGGAATTTCAGGGGTCGATCGTGCGCCCAAGCGCCGATGTGACGCCTGCGGGGGAGATCACCCCCACGCAGAAGGTTGCGACCGGCCCCCGCGAAGCGGAGGCACCGATGTCGGCCATGCGTGTATCGGCAGGCCGGGACGTCCCCGTCGATCACGACCGCGTGGCCGAGATTCGCAAGGCCATTGAAACAAACTCCTACCCGCTGATCCCCACCGAGATCGCCGATGCGATCATTGCGGCGGGCCTGTACGGAAAGGTCGGGAAATGA
- the flgC gene encoding flagellar basal body rod protein FlgC: MAGPTSFFDIGHRAMSAQLVRMNTAASNLANAGSVSGSEEEAYRPMRTVFEQELDRASGLSSVRVGGVVREDVAPIRRHDPGHPLADENGDVWEAPVDENAEMVEMLEASRQYRNMVEAMSTAKQLMLETMRMK; the protein is encoded by the coding sequence ATGGCCGGTCCGACTTCCTTCTTCGACATCGGCCATCGCGCCATGTCCGCGCAGCTCGTGCGGATGAACACCGCCGCCTCCAATCTCGCCAATGCCGGTTCGGTGTCGGGTAGCGAGGAAGAGGCCTACCGTCCGATGCGCACTGTCTTCGAGCAGGAGCTCGACCGTGCGAGCGGCCTTTCATCGGTCCGTGTGGGCGGCGTGGTGCGCGAAGATGTCGCGCCGATCCGCCGTCACGATCCCGGCCACCCACTCGCCGACGAGAACGGCGATGTGTGGGAGGCTCCCGTCGATGAGAACGCCGAAATGGTCGAGATGCTCGAAGCATCCCGTCAGTACCGCAACATGGTCGAGGCCATGTCGACCGCCAAGCAGCTCATGCTCGAAACGATGAGAATGAAATGA
- the flgG gene encoding flagellar basal-body rod protein FlgG, giving the protein MPTSALQVARTGLEAQDARMRVIANNLANVGTTGFKRDRANFATLAYQDARVAGQRSSGETAYATGLNLGTGVAVQSTSQIMTQGALNNTDNAFDLALDGDGYFQIEMPGGQIGYTRAGNFTLSAEGQLVTQQGYAVQPAITVPEGATAIAVSPDGIVSATLAGESEPAELGQIQVARFTNPSGLQAIGDNFLVETAASGAAELGIGGENGRGNIRQGMLEASNVNIVQELVDMIEAQRAYEISSKMVSAVDEMLRNANQTL; this is encoded by the coding sequence ATGCCCACTTCAGCCCTTCAGGTCGCCCGCACCGGGCTCGAGGCACAGGATGCGCGCATGCGCGTCATCGCCAACAACCTGGCAAACGTCGGCACCACCGGCTTCAAGCGCGACCGCGCCAATTTCGCCACGCTCGCCTATCAGGACGCGCGCGTTGCCGGACAGCGATCCTCGGGCGAAACCGCTTATGCCACGGGGCTCAACCTCGGCACCGGCGTGGCGGTCCAGTCGACTAGCCAGATCATGACGCAGGGCGCGCTCAACAACACCGACAACGCCTTCGATCTGGCGCTCGACGGCGATGGATACTTCCAGATCGAGATGCCTGGCGGCCAGATCGGCTACACCCGCGCGGGCAATTTCACCCTTTCCGCAGAAGGGCAGTTGGTGACCCAGCAGGGTTATGCCGTGCAGCCCGCGATCACCGTCCCCGAAGGCGCCACCGCGATTGCGGTATCGCCCGACGGCATCGTGTCGGCCACGCTGGCCGGGGAGTCCGAACCGGCCGAGCTGGGGCAGATTCAGGTTGCCCGCTTCACCAATCCTTCGGGCCTCCAGGCGATCGGCGACAACTTCCTGGTCGAAACCGCAGCCAGCGGCGCGGCCGAATTGGGAATCGGCGGCGAGAATGGCCGGGGCAACATTCGCCAGGGCATGCTCGAGGCTTCGAACGTCAACATCGTCCAGGAACTGGTCGACATGATCGAAGCCCAGCGCGCCTACGAGATCAGCTCGAAGATGGTTTCCGCCGTCGACGAGATGCTGCGCAACGCCAACCAGACGCTGTGA